TTTACAGACTCTTTGATTTCTTGTGTCTGTAGAAAATAAATGATTGGGTTCAGCATGGGAGgaaaaataaaagtcaaagaGAGGTTTACAATCCTGGCATTTGGCTGAATATttgccattaaagtaaatgtgatTAAAAGTGGGATGAAATAGATTGCTACTAATGAAAGGTGAGCACTGCAGGTTTTAAATGCTTTTACTCTTTCCTTAACTGAAGCTACTTTAGTCAAAGTGTAGCCGATATACGAGTAACTCAACAAGACAAATGCCAGTGGAAGCCAAAACACAAGAACTGGTACAATACAAGCAACTAAATAGCTGGGCATGTTGTCATTACAGGCCAGAcggtatatttgtccgtgatcaCAGAAATAGCTGTTAATAATCACTGATTTACAGATGGAAAGTCTTGTCAGAAGGCACACTACGATCACATTTACAAAAATAGACAAAACCCAGGCAAAGGCAACCAAACAAAACATGAACCTGTGTGTGACCTTCATGTGATAGTGCAGTGGGAAGGTGATCGCTACCAGTCTGTCATAGGAGAGAACAACCAGATTAAGAGCCTGCATACAAAGACACg
This genomic window from Thalassophryne amazonica chromosome 9, fThaAma1.1, whole genome shotgun sequence contains:
- the LOC117516556 gene encoding olfactory receptor 1-like: MELFNSALGRNITFVRPAYFIISGFSGIPHINYYYIFLFFVYIVSVLANTAVMAVILLDQNLRTPKYVAVFNLACVDLFGSTVLVPKVLDIFLFNHPNISYNDCMTFLFFCYTCLCMQALNLVVLSYDRLVAITFPLHYHMKVTHRFMFCLVAFAWVLSIFVNVIVVCLLTRLSICKSVIINSYFCDHGQIYRLACNDNMPSYLVACIVPVLVFWLPLAFVLLSYSYIGYTLTKVASVKERVKAFKTCSAHLSLVAIYFIPLLITFTLMANIQPNARIVNLSLTFIFPPMLNPIIYFLQTQEIKESVKRLLKIRGQSKIAKKKITLV